Genomic segment of Thermomicrobiales bacterium:
GCAGATCCGGTCGTCGAATGCCTTGCCGATGACGTTGTTGCCCAGCGGCTCGACAGTGCGCTGCATCGTCACCATGTCGCCAACTTCGACCAGGGCGCGGACCTCATCGCCGGACAGGCCGACATCGACGTACAGCTCGTCGATGCGCGGTGGCTTTACATCGCCGGGATCGAGCAAGTGGATCGGCTTGGCCGCTGTCGTCAGCACGCCCAGCAATGTCTCGCCGGCATAGCCGTGGACGAGAACGCGCTGCGCCGGTAACACCCGTGGATCGAAGCCACCGACCGGGTGGATGCGGATGAAGCCGCGGTCATCGATGTGCTTGACCAGAAATCCGATCTCGTCCATGTGCGCCAGAATCATGACCCTCGGGCCGCCTGTACCCTTCTTGACACCGATGACGTTGCCAAGAGCATCAACCGAGATGTCGTCAACGAGCGGACGCATCTCCTCGATGACAATGTCGCGAATCGTGCCTTCACGTCCGGCGATGCCTGCAGACTCGCAGAGTCGTTTGAGCAGGTGGAGATTCAATGTATGTCCGCTGGCCATAAGCCCTCCCTGATAGTGTCGATAACGCTGCCGAATCGAGATCGTGTCGGACTCTAGCAGCGTCGCGGATGACCCGTCAATCGCGACGCTGCCGTCGATTGCTCCCGACCGATTACACTGGCCGACAATTGCGCAATGGTGCGGAATCAACAGTGATCGCAGTGGAGCAGGGGGCGACGTGGCGTTCGATACTTCCAGGGCGCGTGCAGAAACGCCGGGTGCAGACGAGGTCGTGCATTTCAATAACGCAGGTTCGTCGCTGATGCCGCAGGTGGTGCTGGACGCGCAAATCGAGCATCTGCAGCTTGAGGCACGCATCGGCGGGTATGAGGCCGCTGCAGTCGCCGCGGATCGTGTTGGCCACGTCTACGACGCGGCTGCTGACCTGATTGGTGCAAGGCCGGATGAGATTGCCATCATCGAGAATGCCACTCGGGCGTGGGACATGGCCTTCTACAGCATTCCGTTTCAGCCCGGCGATCGCATCCTGACCGCTCGCGCTGAATACGGTAGCAACTTCATAGCGCTACTGCAGGTCGCAGAGCGCACCGGCGCGACCGTCGAAGCCGTGCCGAACGACGAACACGGTCAGCTCTCAGTCTCGGCGCTGCGCGACATGATCGATGACCGCGTTCGGCTGATCGCCATGACGCACGTGCCGACAAATGGCGGGCTGGTGAATCCCGCCGCGGAGGTTGGAGCAATCGCGCGCGACGCGGGGATTCTCTACCTGCTGGATGCCTGCCAGTCCGTCGGGCAATTGCCGGTCGATGTCGGCCGCATCGGCTGCGACATGCTCTCTGCGACCGGCCGGAAGTATCTGCGCGGACCGCGCGGCACCGGCTTCCTGTACGTCCGCCGTGACGTGATTCCCACGCTGGAGCCGCCATTCCTCGACAACCACGCTGCCGTCTGGATGTCCCCGGACACATATACGGTGCGTGAAGACGCCCGACGATTCGAAAATTGGGAGACGAACTACGCGGCCAAGATCGGCCTCGGCGCGGCGCTGGACTACGCAAGTGCTTGGGGAGTTGACGTAACCTGGGCGCGAATTCAAGTGCTTGCCGACCGATTGCGATCGGGGCTGGACGCTCTTGCCGGCGTCACGGTACGCGACCTCGGTGTCGAGCGCTGCGGAATCGTCTCGTTCACGGTTGATGGAGTGGGCGGGCAGGACATCAAGGAGCGCCTTGCGGCGCAATCGATCAATGTCACCGTGTCACGACCACCATCGACGCGCCTCGACATGGAAGACCGCGGGCTGGCAGAGGTGGTTCGTGCTTCCGTGCACTACTTCAACACTGAGGCGGAAGTGGATCGGTTTGTACAAGCAATCGACGGTTTGCGCTGATCGCGCTTCACGCTCTCGACGCGGAGCCTGAAGGCAGGTATTCTGCCGCGTGGATACTGAGATCGAAACAATGAGGAGGAACGCGTGAGCGCAAGGAAGTTCCCACTGATTTTTGACGGTCATAACGACACCGTCCTGAGCATGGCTGGTGGTCGTTCCATCTTCGAGCGATCGGATGAGGGACACATTGACCTGCCACGCGCTGAAGAAGGCGGTCTCGGCGGCGGATTCTTTGCCGTCTTTCTCACTGATCCACAGCCCGAAGTTGAACCGGATGCCGACCCGGAAGCGCTGGCCAATGCGGCAATGACTCGCTACCTCGACGCGGCGAATCGACCGCCAATGATGGAGCTGGGCTATGCGCAGGAGCATGCGATGGCGCACCTCGCACGCCTGTACCGTGCCGAGCGCGAGTCTGACGGCAAGATCCGCATCGCTCGCACCGCAGCCGAGCTCCAGCGCAACCTGGACGAAGGCGTCTTCACGATGGTGCTGCACTTCGAGGGCGCCGAACCGCTGGACACGAACGGTGATGCGCTGGAGGTCTTCTATCAGGCAGGTGTGCGCTCACTCGGCTTGACCTGGAGTCGCCAGAATCGCTTCTCCGAGGGCGTGCCGTTCCGCTTCCCCAGCAGCCCCGACATCGGCGATGGCCTCACCGACGCTGGCAAGCAGCTCGTCCGCGACTGCAATCGACTCGGTGTGATGATCGACCTGTCGCATCTGAACGAAAAGGGCTTCTGGGACGTGGCCAAGATCAGCGATGCTCCGCTGGTCGCGACCCACTCAAACGCCCACGTTGTTTGCGAGAGCCCGCGCAACCTGACCGACAAGCAGCTTGACGCCGTGCGAGATTCAGGCGGCGTCGTCGGCCTGAATTTCAACGTCGGCTTCCTGCGCCCCGATGGCGGGAGAGACGCCAGCATGCCGCTCTCGATCATGGTCGACCACGTCGATCATCTCGTCGAAAAGCTCGGCATTGATGGAGTCGCGATGGGATCCGACTTTGACGGTGCGCAGATGCCAACCGAGCTGCGCGATGCCGCCGGTCTGCCAAAGCTCATGCAGGCACTACAGGATCGCGGCT
This window contains:
- a CDS encoding M42 family metallopeptidase, with protein sequence MASGHTLNLHLLKRLCESAGIAGREGTIRDIVIEEMRPLVDDISVDALGNVIGVKKGTGGPRVMILAHMDEIGFLVKHIDDRGFIRIHPVGGFDPRVLPAQRVLVHGYAGETLLGVLTTAAKPIHLLDPGDVKPPRIDELYVDVGLSGDEVRALVEVGDMVTMQRTVEPLGNNVIGKAFDDRICVFQMLEALRTLSEATSAEIVAVATTQEEVGLRGAITSSYGVDPDIGIALDVTLAMDIPGAAEQDAVTKLGDGVAIKLMDSSTISNYALVQHMREVARSADITHQMEILPRGGTDAGAVQRTRTGVPAVTLSIPTRYVHTVNEMCSTADIQAAIDLLTAYLQHAHEGSYRYGAKTD
- a CDS encoding aminotransferase class V-fold PLP-dependent enzyme; translation: MAFDTSRARAETPGADEVVHFNNAGSSLMPQVVLDAQIEHLQLEARIGGYEAAAVAADRVGHVYDAAADLIGARPDEIAIIENATRAWDMAFYSIPFQPGDRILTARAEYGSNFIALLQVAERTGATVEAVPNDEHGQLSVSALRDMIDDRVRLIAMTHVPTNGGLVNPAAEVGAIARDAGILYLLDACQSVGQLPVDVGRIGCDMLSATGRKYLRGPRGTGFLYVRRDVIPTLEPPFLDNHAAVWMSPDTYTVREDARRFENWETNYAAKIGLGAALDYASAWGVDVTWARIQVLADRLRSGLDALAGVTVRDLGVERCGIVSFTVDGVGGQDIKERLAAQSINVTVSRPPSTRLDMEDRGLAEVVRASVHYFNTEAEVDRFVQAIDGLR
- a CDS encoding dipeptidase gives rise to the protein MSARKFPLIFDGHNDTVLSMAGGRSIFERSDEGHIDLPRAEEGGLGGGFFAVFLTDPQPEVEPDADPEALANAAMTRYLDAANRPPMMELGYAQEHAMAHLARLYRAERESDGKIRIARTAAELQRNLDEGVFTMVLHFEGAEPLDTNGDALEVFYQAGVRSLGLTWSRQNRFSEGVPFRFPSSPDIGDGLTDAGKQLVRDCNRLGVMIDLSHLNEKGFWDVAKISDAPLVATHSNAHVVCESPRNLTDKQLDAVRDSGGVVGLNFNVGFLRPDGGRDASMPLSIMVDHVDHLVEKLGIDGVAMGSDFDGAQMPTELRDAAGLPKLMQALQDRGYDDDALQKIAHGNWVRVLRETWGE